In the Populus nigra chromosome 2, ddPopNigr1.1, whole genome shotgun sequence genome, CGTTTCTGGAACTGAaaatctttcttcttctagccACACATGAGATTGCTTTCATCATGTAGCAACGTGAAGCAATCATGCAAGAAAACTTGATACAAAGTCGCATATATGATGTTCTATGGACAATCACCAATTCATGATCATCTAAGAAAGAATCGTTGGAGTGGACATAGTAGTACATTGGAAAAACAACTGCAAATCTCTTTCAGAGAAGTTTGAGACTCGGATTGAAGGATGCACTGAAGAATCGCAAAACTTTTTCTCTGCCACAGATTTTTTCGTGGAACATAACAAATTGAAATCATCACAGCCAAATAGCGATTGCACATTTTTTCGTTAAGAATACTCGCAGCACGATAGAAAATATCAGCAACAAATGTTAACCCACATTTACTTCAAGTTCCCTTACACTCCGACCAGTGATTGAGAAACTGCAACGAAGCAATGCAATAATTTCACAAGCAAAATGATATATAATACATAAAGATATGAAATATGAACCATCATCAAGATAGTGAATAGATAGCTAAACAAAGTTCCTTCAGTATCTGCTAAAACCCCAAAGCATCGATGCATGATACTTGTGACGCAGAAATGAAGATCCACCACCATCTTAAAGAGGTCTATCCTTAGAAAAGCAAGCTTGCCCAAGCACCAATAAATGCAAAGCCACCAAATGGAGCCAAAGTAGAATACTTTCTGTCCTCAAGAAGTGCCACAGTATAACACCTACACAATTCCAGATTAACTTCTTTCAGACTTTAAATCTCCAATGGTGTATGTTGCGAATGGAAAAGATAACTTGCTCAAAACAGGACactaagaaaagagaaaagaataatCTAGATGAAAGCAAACCTCCACTAATGCAAGTTAAAATAATTGTAGAAAAAGTAATGACTGAAATACAGCGTTGCGTTGCAATCAATTTAGCTTAACTAGAGCCGCGAGAATGGAGCTATCATAAGGTGTTTTCCTTTTTCAAGACAAATGCTACCCGAGCTGTAAGTCCAGTCAAACAAATCATATAGCTTAGTTGGTATAGGAACTCCTTTATACGGCTATATCTACAGTCTAAACTGAGAGCAAATATATGCTTGGTTCCTGGCTTTTTCCCAAGCAGCAGAAATATAACATTGTTCCAAACATAAGCTGAAACAATAAAAGCATCGAGTTCCAGTAAGCCTATATcctaacaaaacaaagaaatcaaatgTAATGTATGGCTCTTGATGTTGGTAACTGAGGCTCAGTATAACAATAAGACAGTTGCAGGTCagtattgatatattttaaggtTTCTTATCATTACTAAAGTCACCTGGTCGATTAAATTGTCATGAGACATTTGCATATGGTcaaagccccccccccccccccaaaaaaaaaaaaaaaaaaaaacagtcgcAAATCACCAACAAGAGCAGCTTTAGCATCAGaaaaaaacgatgcaaatgcaaattcaaaatcTCAACAAACTTTCATTCGAAAACTGGTAATTTGGTAACATGAAAACATAATGACTTACGTTCCAGAGAAAGCAAGAATCCCAGTAGTCAAAAGGCCTCCAAACTGAGACAACAAAGTTCAATcagaattaacaaaagaaatgaaaggaGAAAGAAGGTGGGAAGGAACTCACAATGTGGGGGTGTTTGGTGATAGGAGCAGCAAGAAGGGCTGCAGTGTGAACCAAATGGTATAAAGACGCTGTTTGCCATACCTTCACAATCACAATCAAGAATTGCCTGCTATCATTTAGTACTAgtatttaacaaaagaaagagaaagagaaaaggaggacCTCTTTGTAAGTGGGATTTTCGGGCTTGAAGACATGAGCACCATAGGTCCCCAATCCGAGAGCTGCTACCCCtgtttgtttgtgattttttccagtcaatcaaacataaattataCTACCaggaaatataaatttgaagggGTAGAATAGCAGTAAATTACCGGAGACAGCAGCTATTCTGTGCCACATAGAAGGATCCATTCTTCTTCGACTTGAACTTCCTTATGCTtcgcttctctctctctctctctctctctctctctctgggtTATCAGCCTCCAGGACAGGAGGGGAGTCGACCACTCTAAAAGATCTATGGGCCAAGATTGATGATACTAAGTGGGCCGATTGTCGATTGGGCAATGGGTAGTAATCTGATTGATTcaacttctttatttttatattgggcTGGATCTGGAGCCTAACTCCCCAAATCTCACTTACCACATGTAAAGAGTAATTGGTGTCCGCCACTTCTTCAAACAATTTAACGTTTTTTTCACGAGGGCTCCCCAGCTTAGGACGAATTGTacacaaaatagaaaaataaatagacaaAACTATAGTTGGTGTATAGcataaaaaaccctaattaataAAGTTGTGTTTCCTATACCATGGTATGAATTGTTATATATGAGCCCGTTTGTTttcgtgttttaaaaatattttaaaaaatttaaatatttatttgcttctaattaatttttttgtactttttgatagttttgatatactgatgttaaaaattaattttaaaaaataaaaaaaatattatttcaatatatttctaaacaaaaaatattttaaaaagcaaccgttaACCAATATAATTCTAAAATGACTCATGTCGCGGCAGAAAATAGAGAGATGGATTAAGTGATAGCAAGGATATCCCCACATGTTggaatgtttttagtttttaggttGAACCCAATAATTATGGAAACGAATTAGGgacaggaaaataaataaagcttagcctttatatggttttttatgTGATGTGAAGGGTGTGCAcgcttttccttttctttattttttttctctttttctctttagTTTGCTTGGCAGGTAATGAAGTTGGTGACAATTTAAAGAAGATCATCATCTATGATGCCAAACAAAGAGGTGATTTTGTCCAGCAACCTGCTAACAATGGTAGGGTAAACATTCAGAAATGTCCTCCAACTCAAGATCCACTCCAAGTCCTGTTTCAAGCTCGAATAAATGCGTCAACAAGGCCAATATATCTaagattattttctttctttctttctttacaatATATCATGCAAGATTATATACACATGATCATGTCCAAGTTCATGCATGGATTATGCGGAATACGgcaagttagaaaaaaaaacgatgatCTTTTAATTAAATGGGGTTAGAAGGagagcaatcaaaagaaaaaaggaagactttgatcttttgaaaatcaaatcttGAACAAATTCTCGTAGGCTTTACTTTATTATTTGCATCTTATTCATAGAGAATCTCTACGGTAGTTGTTCCATTCTTGAAATCTTAGGTCGAATCTTTCCGGTTCAAGAACAAATTCTCATATTTAAGCATTGATAATCAATATCTTTTCAACATTCAATCGAATGTTAGGTT is a window encoding:
- the LOC133681700 gene encoding uncharacterized protein LOC133681700, coding for MDPSMWHRIAAVSGVAALGLGTYGAHVFKPENPTYKEVWQTASLYHLVHTAALLAAPITKHPHIFGGLLTTGILAFSGTCYTVALLEDRKYSTLAPFGGFAFIGAWASLLF